One part of the Corallococcus caeni genome encodes these proteins:
- a CDS encoding acyltransferase family protein produces the protein MRSIAATPDASPPRLVELDALRGLAALAVALYHFTTEYSDLYGHSVPLWDLRFGKYGVQLFFAISGFVILMSLERVERVRDFVWSRAARLYPSYWTAVALTFTVVTLFGLPEREFSFQTALINLTMFHELLRVPHVDTVYWTLTIELSFYLLMFVLAYTRTLPKIIPIFIVLVVVQTLAELAAQSLGMTFLSRLASRPHLQYFALGVLAFKQSRGEVALPSALALVGVSLAHEVLVGSEAPVPVFGVVLSITWALSRGALRWLTWRPLLFMGFISYPFYLVHQNIGYVIIRRLEAAGWRPEAAIAIAFAVGFLLAVFITYRVEQPALRAFRQWRRKAQARTAVPSHIA, from the coding sequence ATGAGAAGCATTGCTGCCACTCCGGATGCCAGCCCACCACGCCTGGTGGAGCTGGATGCGCTCCGGGGACTCGCGGCGCTGGCGGTCGCGCTGTATCACTTCACGACGGAATACAGCGACCTCTACGGGCACTCCGTTCCCCTCTGGGACCTGCGCTTCGGGAAGTACGGCGTCCAGCTCTTCTTCGCCATCAGCGGCTTCGTCATCCTGATGTCGCTGGAGCGCGTCGAACGGGTCCGGGACTTCGTGTGGAGCCGCGCGGCCCGGCTCTACCCGTCCTACTGGACGGCCGTCGCGCTCACCTTCACGGTGGTGACGCTGTTCGGGCTGCCGGAGCGTGAGTTCAGCTTCCAGACGGCCCTGATCAACCTGACCATGTTTCACGAGCTGCTTCGCGTCCCGCACGTGGACACCGTGTACTGGACGCTGACCATCGAGCTGTCCTTCTACCTGTTGATGTTCGTGCTCGCGTACACGCGGACGCTCCCGAAAATCATCCCCATCTTCATCGTGCTCGTCGTGGTGCAGACCCTGGCCGAGCTGGCCGCCCAGTCGCTGGGCATGACCTTCCTCTCGCGGCTCGCGAGCCGGCCGCACCTGCAATACTTCGCGCTGGGCGTGCTGGCCTTCAAGCAAAGCCGCGGTGAGGTCGCCCTCCCTTCCGCGCTGGCGCTCGTGGGCGTCAGCCTGGCGCACGAGGTGCTTGTCGGGAGCGAGGCGCCCGTGCCCGTGTTCGGGGTGGTGCTGAGCATCACCTGGGCGCTGTCCCGGGGCGCGCTGCGCTGGCTCACCTGGCGCCCGCTGCTCTTCATGGGGTTCATCTCCTACCCGTTCTACCTGGTCCACCAGAACATCGGTTACGTCATCATCCGGCGGCTCGAGGCCGCGGGCTGGCGTCCCGAGGCGGCCATCGCGATCGCATTCGCGGTCGGGTTCCTGCTGGCCGTCTTCATCACCTACCGCGTCGAGCAGCCCGCGCTGCGAGCCTTCCGGCAGTGGCGGCGGAAGGCCCAGGCTCGGACAGCGGTCCCCTCCCACATCGCATGA
- a CDS encoding M20 family peptidase, whose product MKRVLLVLPTLVLLLAGVLVVRTLRFTSRQVSAEPAEPFPVDAAAAAGRLAEALRHRTIAASDGMRADDAAFQALHAALVTGFPRLHAQLEHEAVGAHAHLYTWKGTEPDLRPVLLMGHLDVVPAEAEATWSHPPFGGVVADGYIHGRGTLDDKGSVLAILEAVEGLLAQDYRPRRTVLLAFGADEEVGGHDGAALVAQRLRERGVRLEAVLDEGGPIGVGLVPGVTAPVALVGVAEKGSARVELKVRSAGGHASMPPRQTAANVLARALVRLEESPFKPELRGGTRALFEYVGPEMGFGMRLLFANTWLFAPLIERRMAGAPSTDASIRTTTAATMLEGSPKPNVLPAQARAVLNVRLLPGDSLEDVRTHVRKVVDDTRVEVAAEGDEASPVSSLDTEGWRQLQRSIRQEFPDVLVAPFLTVAATDARYFHSLSDSVYRFVPVRMNREDLTRMHGRDERLSVDEHAAAIRFYAQYLRNTTR is encoded by the coding sequence ATGAAGCGCGTCCTCCTCGTCCTGCCCACCCTCGTGTTGCTCCTCGCGGGCGTCCTCGTCGTCCGCACGCTGCGCTTCACTTCGCGGCAGGTGTCCGCCGAGCCCGCCGAGCCCTTCCCCGTGGATGCCGCCGCCGCGGCGGGCCGCCTCGCCGAGGCGCTGCGCCACCGCACCATCGCCGCGTCCGACGGCATGCGCGCGGACGACGCCGCCTTCCAGGCCCTGCACGCCGCGCTCGTCACCGGGTTTCCCCGCTTGCACGCGCAGCTCGAGCACGAGGCCGTGGGCGCGCACGCACACCTCTACACGTGGAAGGGCACGGAGCCCGACCTGCGGCCCGTGCTGCTGATGGGCCACCTGGACGTGGTGCCCGCGGAGGCGGAGGCCACCTGGAGCCACCCGCCCTTCGGCGGCGTCGTGGCGGACGGCTATATCCATGGGCGCGGGACGCTGGACGACAAGGGCAGCGTGCTCGCCATCCTGGAGGCGGTGGAGGGGCTGCTCGCGCAGGACTACCGCCCCCGCCGCACGGTGCTGCTCGCCTTCGGCGCGGACGAGGAGGTGGGCGGGCACGACGGCGCGGCGCTCGTGGCCCAGCGGCTGCGCGAGCGGGGCGTGCGCCTCGAAGCGGTGCTGGACGAGGGAGGCCCCATCGGCGTGGGGCTGGTGCCTGGCGTGACCGCGCCGGTGGCGCTGGTGGGCGTGGCGGAGAAGGGCTCGGCGCGCGTGGAGTTGAAGGTGCGCAGCGCGGGCGGGCACGCGTCCATGCCGCCGCGCCAGACGGCCGCGAACGTCCTCGCCCGGGCGTTGGTGCGGCTGGAGGAGAGCCCCTTCAAGCCCGAGCTGCGCGGCGGGACGCGGGCGCTGTTCGAGTACGTGGGGCCGGAGATGGGCTTCGGCATGCGCCTGCTCTTCGCCAACACCTGGCTCTTCGCGCCCCTCATCGAGCGGCGGATGGCCGGGGCCCCCTCCACGGACGCCAGCATCCGCACCACGACCGCGGCCACCATGTTGGAGGGCAGCCCCAAGCCCAACGTGCTGCCCGCGCAGGCGCGCGCGGTCCTCAACGTCCGCCTCCTGCCGGGCGACAGCCTGGAGGACGTACGCACCCACGTGCGCAAGGTGGTGGACGACACCCGCGTGGAGGTGGCCGCCGAGGGCGACGAGGCCTCGCCGGTGTCGAGCCTGGACACGGAGGGGTGGCGCCAGTTGCAGCGCAGCATCCGCCAGGAGTTCCCGGACGTGCTGGTGGCGCCCTTCCTCACCGTGGCGGCCACCGACGCCCGCTACTTCCATTCCTTGAGCGACAGCGTGTACCGCTTCGTGCCGGTGCGCATGAACCGCGAGGACCTCACGCGGATGCACGGCCGCGACGAGCGGCTCTCCGTCGACGAGCACGCCGCCGCCATCCGCTTCTACGCGCAGTACCTGCGCAACACCACGCGCTAG
- a CDS encoding GNAT family N-acetyltransferase, translated as MLVPDEGAMALSEDYFRSAHHLRAERVTHTLVIEDGEGHAQRVPLIVRPIEGTPYRDAISPYGFPGGVLDGLREVAKEAVDWEETGLVSIFVRDRVSGPRCFAGGTERNEVFFIDPRLPVEFREMHYRHIRRNLRLGFVSTARPVREVSREEREGFLTAYRQTMVREGASPRYFFSDAYFEELFSSPSAWLVTTRAPEGGVASSALCVSSDGMLHYYLGGTMDAHLPRSPAKNVFGTLAELCTQLGVPLHLGGGVRPGDSLEQFKRSLANASSRLHTHELICEPAVYAQLAEGHVSGDFFPAYRAPRH; from the coding sequence GTGCTCGTGCCTGACGAGGGGGCGATGGCGCTATCGGAGGATTACTTCCGTTCCGCGCACCACCTGCGGGCCGAACGTGTGACGCACACGCTGGTCATCGAGGACGGCGAGGGTCACGCGCAGCGGGTGCCGCTCATCGTCCGGCCCATCGAGGGAACGCCCTACCGCGACGCCATCTCACCGTATGGGTTTCCCGGAGGCGTGCTGGACGGGCTGCGGGAGGTGGCGAAGGAGGCGGTGGACTGGGAGGAGACGGGGCTCGTCAGCATCTTCGTGCGCGACCGGGTCTCCGGCCCCCGTTGCTTCGCGGGCGGGACGGAGCGCAACGAGGTGTTCTTCATCGACCCGCGCCTGCCGGTGGAGTTCCGGGAGATGCATTACCGGCACATCCGGCGCAACCTCCGGCTGGGCTTCGTGAGCACCGCGCGGCCGGTGCGCGAGGTGTCGCGCGAGGAGCGGGAGGGCTTCCTGACGGCCTACCGTCAGACCATGGTCCGCGAAGGGGCCAGCCCCCGGTACTTCTTCTCAGACGCCTACTTCGAGGAGCTGTTCTCATCCCCCAGCGCCTGGCTGGTGACGACCCGTGCGCCGGAGGGCGGCGTGGCCTCCTCCGCGCTGTGCGTCAGCAGCGACGGCATGCTGCACTACTACCTGGGCGGAACGATGGATGCGCACCTGCCCCGGTCGCCGGCGAAGAATGTCTTCGGGACGCTGGCCGAGCTGTGCACGCAGCTGGGCGTTCCGCTCCATCTGGGCGGAGGCGTCCGCCCGGGTGACAGCCTGGAGCAGTTCAAGCGGAGCCTCGCCAACGCGAGCTCCCGCCTCCATACGCATGAGCTGATCTGCGAACCGGCGGTGTACGCCCAGCTGGCGGAAGGCCACGTCAGCGGCGACTTCTTCCCAGCCTACCGCGCGCCACGCCATTGA